GTTCCTTCATACTTTTTCCCCTTATACTTGCCACAAGCACATTCATAATCTTTTACAGGACCAAATATTTTTTCGCAGAATAAACCGTCTTTTTCAGGTTTCCCTGTTCTGTGATTTAAAGTTTCGGGTTTTTTAACTTCACCATTCGATGCTTCCAATATACTTTGGGGAGAAGCTATACCTATTTTTATTTTAGCAATCTTTCTTTGAAAGGAAGAAACATTTGCCAATTGAAATCCCTCCTTGAGGGTAAATTTTTATTTTACTCTCCGTCAACGTTGAAACTTAGATTCATTTTATTAATTAGAGTCTATCGACGTCTAATTCGTTTCCATCTTCATCGTAAAGCTTTATATCTAACATTAGTCCTTGTAATTCTTTTGTTAAAACTTTAAAACTTTCAGGAATCCCTGGTTCGGGAAGATTTTCCCCTTTTAATATCGCTTTGTAAACTTCATTTCTACCTTTAATATCATCGGATTTATAGGTTAACATTTCGTTGAGGGTATGAGCAGCTCCATGAGCCTCAAGAGCCCATACCTCCATTTCTCCAAATCTTTGTCCACCAAAATGAGCTTTACCACCTAATGGTTGTTGATGAATTAAAGAGTATGGACCGGTTGATCTTGCATGGATTTTATCTTTTGCTATATGGGATAATTTCAACATATACATGGAACCTACCGAGACTGGAAAATCGAAAGGCTCACCTGTTCGACCATCTCTAAGAACAATTTTCCCGTTAGGATGATCAGTATCATCGCCTAAATATAAATCGTGTTCTTTTCTTACTTTAGATAACTCATCCATGATTTCAGATTCAGTTGCTCCATCAAAAATTGGTGTAGCATAATAGTCGTTTGTTAACATCGAAAGCCATCCTAAGTGAAGTTCCAAAACTTGTCCAATATTCATCCTTGAAGGAACTCCTAAAGGTGAAAGTAACATTTGTAAAGGTGTTCCATCTGGTAGAAATGGCATGTCTTCTTTATTCAAAATGGTCGAAATTACTCCTTTGTTCCCATGTCTACCTGCTAATTTATCTCCAACTTGTAGTGTCTTTTTTGTTGCTACGAAAACTTTGACGTATTTATTTACACCAATTTCCAAAGAAGGAATATCCTTACGATCGAAAATTTGAACGTCTATGACCCTTCCTTCTATTCCGTGAGGAACCGTTAAAGATGTATCTTTAATGTCTCTACCCTTATCCCCAAACACCGATTTAATGAGCTTTTCTTCGGGAGTGGTATCTGATTCCCCTCTCGGAGTTACTTTTCCTACTAGGATATCTCCAGAAGATACGTAAGAACCAATTTTAACTATTCCCTCTTCATCCAAATTTCTTAAAAGTTCTTTTTTAACATTTGGAATATCTGAAGTTATTTCTTCTGGACCTAACTGAGTATCCATAGCTTTTGTTTCAAAAACTTCTATATGTATCGATGTAAAAGTATCATTTTCTAACAATTCTTGACTAACTACCATGGCGTCTTCAAAATTGTATCCTTCCCATGGAAGAAATCCAATGAAAACATTACGCCCAAGAGCCAACTCTCCCATGTCCATGGATGGACCATCCGCTATGGGTTCCCCTTTTTCTACAATATCTCCAACGTTAACAATAGGAACCTGGTTTATACACATATCTTGATTAGATCTAACATATTTTAATAAAGTGTATTCATCTTTTAAGGGTTCACCATTGGCATCTTTTAGGATATTATTCTCTTCATCCAATCTAATAATTACAATCTTTCTTCCATCTACATAATCAACCATACCTTTATGATTTGCCATAATCAAATAACCCGAGTCTCTTGCCGCTAGCCATTCTACTCCTGTACCTACATAAGGAGCTTGAGGCCTAAGAAGAGGAACGGCCTGCCTTTGCATATTTGACCCCATTAAAGCTCTGTTTGCATCATCATGCTCTAAAAATGGAATAAGAGCAGCTGATACAGAGGCTATCTGTTTTGGCGTGACCGATATATATTCAATCTCATCTTTGTGAAATAAACTCACCTTTCCTAAATATCTAGCTTCGACATACTCTTCTATGAAAGAACCATCTTCCCCAATTTCTGCGGAAGCAGGGGCAATTTTATAAAGTTCTTCTTCATCGGCAGTCAAATATACTATATTGTTTAAATCAACTTTTGCATGTTTTACTTTATAATAAGGAGTTTTCAAAAAGCCAAATTCATCAACTTTAGCTAGAATTGCCATAGAAGTAATTAATCCAATATTCGCGCCTTCAGGAGTCTCTATGGGGCACATCCTTCCATAATGAGAATGGTGAACGTCCCTGACCTCAAATTTCGCATGTTCTCTTTTCAAACCTCCAGGACCTATTGCCGATAACCTTCTCTTATGGGTTAGCTCAGCTAAAGGATTAACTTGATCTAAGAATTGTGATAATTGACTAGATGCAAAAAATTGATGAAAAGCAGTCATTATTGCCCTTGAATTTATCAGGGTTTGAGGACTTATTTTGTTAATCGATTGAACGCCTGCAACTTTTTCTGGAGCATGCTGAATCATTTTAGAAAAAGCTCTTTCAAATTCAATTTGCATAAGTTCTCCAACCGATCTCACTCTCTTGTTGCCCAGATGGTCTCTTGTATCAAGCCCTTCAATATTTTCTTTAACATTCAGTAAATACCTTGCGGATAAGATGATGTCTAACTTATCAACCGCAAAGGTTTTAACTGGATATTTTATTTTATCTTCCATATCTTCAGAAATGTCCTTTTTTTCAACCTCTCGTAGATAATCAATATAAGCCTTTCTCAATTTCACCTGAATTTTCTGTCTTCCAATCTGAGAAAAATCGAATTTTTCAGGATTGAAGTACATATCTTCTATTTCATCTTTAGCCTTTTGAGCTCTAGGAATTTCTGTAGGTTTTAATTTTGAAAAAATTTCTTTGTAAGCTTCCATAGAAGTTAAACTTTCTTCTTTTTCGTATCTTTTTTTCATCTTCTCCAACGTTATTTCTGCGACTAAATGTGCCACTGTTACAGTTTTAATTTCATATTTTTTCAACAATTCCAATACTTCATGAAGCTTCATGCCGTATATTGTTCTTCTTGGGGGATCCATATTATCTAATTCTTTAAACGATAAATCCGACAATACAGTACAATTACTATAATTTGACAGTTCAACTTCATCTTCTAAATCAATTTCTTTTGGAAATAATCGTAATATATCCAAATCATTTTCGTATCCCAATGCCCTTAAAAAAAGAAAAAAATTGAATTTTCTTTTTCTGTCTATTCTAACTTGAAGAACCTCTTTACCTGGATTAGGATTGTAAAGTATCTCCAACCAAGCACCTTTTATCGGTAAAAAGTGTGCTATAAACATTTCTTTAGAAGTATCTGTCTCTTCTTCTTTTATGAAATACACTCCAGGAGATCTAACGAGTTGGTTAACTATTACCCTTTCTGCCCCATTGACAATAAATATACCTCTATCAGTCATATAAGGTATGTTACACAAAAATATGTCATCTTTTTCGATCATTTCACCTGTTGCTGAATCCGTTATTCTAACTTTTAAATAAGCTTTACCTGCGTACGTTAAGCCTTTGTCTCTACATTCACTCTCGCTAAAAGAAGGGTCTTCAAACTTTATATCTACAAAATCAATCAAAAACTCTTTGTTTTTCTTGCCACTTGTTTTAACAGGTATCTTTATGGGCATATATCTTTTTATGCTTTCCATAACCTTGTTATTTAAAAAATCCCTAAAAGAATCTTTTTGAATTTTCACTAAATCCTCATATATTTCAAATTTTTCTGGAACTTTCCCAAAAAACTTTCTTTCTCTTTTCCCCATTTCTCGCGTGACCGTATTCATAGGAACCACCTCGGCATTTAGTCAAAATAATATTGGTTAAAAACAAGTAAAAAATCGCATTAGACAAAATGTCCAATGCGAGTTCAATTATAACTTTTTTGCATGAAGAAAAGGTTAAAAAAAGGCTTCAACTTAATTTCAAATTCGACTTATTTTAATTCTACTTCGGCTCCTGCTTCTTCAAGCTTTTTCTTAATTTCTTCGGCTTCTTCCTTTGGAACAGCTTCTTTTATAACTGCGTCTGGAGTTCCGGCTTTTTCTACGAGATCTTTAGCTTCTTTTAATCCTAAATTTGTGATTTCTCTTACTACTTTTATTACACCGATCTTTTTGTCTCCAAAACTTTTTAAGACAACATCAAAATCCGTTTTTTCCTCTTCTTGCTGTGCTGGTGAAGCGCCTGCTGCGCCTGGTACTGCCGCCATTACGGGAGCTGCTGCAGAAACTCCAAATTCATCCTCGAGCGCTTTTACTAATTCAGCCAGTTCTCCCACGGTCATATTTTTAATTTCGTTGATAAGTTCCTCTTTTGTCATTTTCCTACACCTCCAAACTTATTTTTTCTCCTTAATAGCGTTAAACACATACACTAGTTTTCTTAAATTATCAGTTAAAGCGTTTACCAAACCAGAAATAGGATTATTAAGAGACCTAACAATAGTAGCGTAAAGTTCCTGTTTTGACGGTAGTTTGGCATACTCTTCTGCTTGGACTGCATCAAAAATCTTTCCTTCCAAAATTCCACCTTTAATAAAAGGTTTATTACTATGAGAATCGGAAAATTTCTTTACTACTTTTAACACTTCAATGGGATCTGCTTCTTCAGCGTGTATAACTCCTGTACTACCTTCAAAAAATTTTTCAAAGTCCTCTAATTCCTTACCAGCTAATTTGACAGCTGTTTTTAACAAAGAAGTTCGATAGACGGTGTAAACTACGTCCTTTCCAAAGTTTTTATACAGTTCTATTCTGAAGTCGCTAGTTTCTGCCACTGACATCCCAGTAAAATCAATAAATAAAATAATAGGGGAAGACTCCAAGGAACCAATAAAGTTGTCTATTAAAGACTTTTTGCGTTCTTTAGTTAACAAAAAAAACACCTCCTTAAATAAAAAAGCCGCAACAGGCAGCGGCTACAAGGAACAATAATTATTCCTTTATCCGCGTACCTCGGTAGGCGAGTTTTCGCCTCTTTAACCTATTAAAGACCTACTTTCTTTGGCACGCAATATATTGTTACTTTTTAATTAAATTAAAATCCTTTAAGTTAGGCAACTGTTGCTAAAGATAATGAGTTTAAATCGATATTGATACCTGGTCCCATCGTTGCAGCTATCACAGCTTTTCTAATAAATTTTCCCTTAGAATTTTCTGGTTTCATCTTCATTAACTGCTCAAAAGCGGAAATTAAGTTTTCTTTTAAATCATCTTTGTCGAAAGAAACCTTACCGATAGGAACATGTATGTTTCCCGTTCTGTCATTTCTAACTTCCACTTTACCAGCTTTAAATTCTTTAACAGCTTGAGCTACGTCATCGGTTACCGTTCCCGCTTTTGGAGAAGGCATAAGACCTCTTGGACCTAATACTTTACCAAGCCTTCCTATCTTCCTCATTATGTCGGGAGTAGCTATTGCTACATCAAAATCAGTCCAACCTTCGTTGTTTATTCTCTCTATTAAATCATCCGAACCAACAAAATCAGCCCCTGCTTGCTTAGCCTGCTCAGCTTTTTCTCCCTCTGCAAAAACTAAAACTCTCACATTTTTACCCGTTCCTTTTGGTAATGAAATTGTACCTCTAACGTTTTGATCTCCCTTTTTAGGATCTATTCCCAAAAGCACATGAAGCTCTACAGTACCATCGAATTTTGTGTAAGAAGTCTTTTTTACTAAATCCAAGGCTTCATCGATATCATAATTTTTTTGTTTATCAACAAGTTTTATCGCTTCTTTATACTTTTTTCCATGTTTTGGCATAAACTTCTCCTCCCTTCTTAATCTTCAATTTCTATTCCCATGCTTCTTGCTGTACCAGCAATAATCTTCGTTGCTGCATCCAAATCCATAGCGTTAAGATCTTGCATCTTGGTTTCAGCAATCTCACGAAGTTGTTTCCTCTTTATCTTGCCGACAACTTCCTTGCCTGGTTCCTTAGCGCCAGATTTAAGGCCAACAGCCTTTTTTATCAAAAAAGAAGCGGGAGGAGTTTTTACTATAAACGTGAAGGACCTATCTTCAAAAACAGATATTTCTACTGGCAACAATGTCCCTGCTTGATCTGCAGTTGCTGCATTGAACTTCTTACAAAATTCCATCAAATTTACTCCATATTGTCCCAGTGCTGGCCCTACAGGTGGAGCAGGTGTCGCTTTTCCAGCTTCCAATTGCAATTTTACAACCCTCAAAAGTTTTTTTGCCATACACTTGTAACCTCCTTGTGGTAAATTGGGAAAATCCCTCCCACATTTTATTTATTAATCAATAATCTTTTCAATTTCTCCTAAAGATAATGTTACTGTAGTTTCACGTCCAAACATGGTAACTACAACTTGTACTTCTTGTTTTTCCAGATCATAATCTTTAATTTTACCTGTAAAATATTCAAAAGGACCATTTATGATCTTTACATGTTCTCCTAGTTCGAAATCGGTTCTGATCTCTTTAACTTGCCTTTTTTGATAAGCTTCCTCACCCATTAATCTAAGAACAACTCTAATCTCATTTTTATTCAATTTTACAGGTTTTCCACCTATGTTTAAAATAGTAGATACGTACGGTAAATTGCTAACTAATTCTTCAGTTTCTTTAGTATACATCATTTCAACAAAAACATAACCTGGAAATAAATTCTTCTTTTTTGTTTTTATAATTTTTATCTCTTTGTGAAAAGGAGTCTCTCTAATATCTATTCTTCCAGAAAACTTCGCCTTATACTCTTTAGGCTCACATAGTTTATCACCTATTCGAACGTTACTTCCAACCTTAAATCTCTCATGGATAAAGGTTTCACGAGGTAATAAATAGATATCCTTTTCTTTCGATTCATTTTCAATGACTACTCTTTTAACTTTTTCAACAGAGACAATCTCACCATCAACATCACTCTTATATTCAAGATTCTTACTAAATGGTGTATCTGCTCGTACTTTTTTCCCAGCCTTTAATCCCGCTAATAAACCAGCACTCTCTGGTATCAAAAAAGTCTTTGAATATTTTTTCCCTTCTGTCTCAACAAGGATTTTTCGAAAATTTTTTATATCTACTATCTTTCCAGCTGTTTTTGCGAATATTTCTGGTTCTCTTGCTAAAATGTCTCCCTTCTTTACATCATTACCTTTTTTAACGAATATTTGAGCTTCTTTTTCGATATAGATTTTCTGCACTCTTTTATTACTATAATTTAATTCATCAACTTCGGGTATTATTATTTTACCAAAATACTTTTCATACCCTAAATTTTTTATTCTCTCTTCGAGAGTTTCTTTAACTTTATTTTCCATCCCTGAATAAACTTGTAGTACATACCATTCTTTTCGCATCTTATATTATTCTCACCACGTCTCTGTCAACAATTTATGTGTCTCAAATCAAATAATTATTGAGTAGGTACCCCGCTTCCTCTCAAGAAAACCGGATAAACCAACCATGAAAATAGCTGTAAAAGCCCAAAATCAACCGCAAAAAGATAAACAGCAAAGATTGCTATAACAATTAACACAACCAAAGTAGAATTAAGCAACTCTTTTCTTGTAGGCCAATTAATTTTCTTCGCTTCTTGCCAAACGGAAGTCAAAAAAATCCAAAATTTAGACATTTATAAACACTCCCATATAGTTATGAAAAATACACAATTAAATTTTTGATTCCACATGAAGAGTATGTTTTCTACAATGGGGACAGTACTTTTTTAATTCGATTTTTTCTTTGTAATTCCTATTTTTCTTTTTATAGTAGTTTCTATTATTACATTCTGTGCATTTCAAAGAAAACTTTATAATTTGAGATTTAGCAGCCAATGTTATCACCTCTTTCGGGATAAATTAATAAATAATATAAATGGTGGTGAGGGAAGGATTCGAACCTTCGAAGGCAATCTGCCAGCGGATTTACAGTCCGCCCCCTTTGGCCACTCGGGCACCTCACCATAATAAGGTTATCCAAGAAATAGTGGAGCCGATGAAGGGACTTGAACCCCCAACCTGCTGATTACAAGTCAGCCGCTCTGCCAGTTGAGCTACATCGGCAACTCATTATTTACCAACTGAAGTTGATTATATCAAACCACAAAAACGTTGTCAATGGATTTTAAGTTAAAAATATATTAAATTGTACTTTAACTTGATAACCTATCGTTGTCAAAAAATCCAATAACAAAGAATTTATCTTTACATATTTTGTTTTTAACAATATTCATGGTAAAATAATAGTGAAACGAGAATACAAAGGACAGTAAATAATAACATTTCTATATACAGCGACGCGAACTTATCGGTAGTTTTTGTTGCTTAGGTGTACGGTAAAGGAGGAGAGTAGACATGTTTGATAATTTTACAGAAAGAGCTGCAAAAGTTTTTATTGAAGCTCAAAATGAAGCAAAACAGATGGGACACCCCTATGTTGGAACAGAACACATTTTATTGGGACTCTTGAAAGTTGGAGGAGGTCATTTAGATACCGTATTTGAGGAATTTAATTTGTACTATAATTCTATAAAGATGGAAATAACCAATGTTGTTGGTACGAATTCAACCCAGGGAATAATAGGATCTCCACAACCTACCCCAAGAGCTAAAAGAATATTAGAGTTGGCATATGATGAATCTGAACTCATGGGGTTTGGTAAGATAGACGCCGAACATCTTCTTTTAGGCATCTGTAGAGAAGCAGAAGGAATAGCTTCTCATATATTGAAGCGTTCCGGAATAAATCTAACTTTGATGAGAAAAGAACTAACGGAAATGATGATTAAGGGTAGATCAACCGGACGAATGGAGATTGCTAAAACCGAAGAGTCAGAAGAAAGAAAACGTCAAAAGCAAAATGCACTTAAGCAACTTGAAGAATATGGAACTGATTTAACCGCACAAGCTGAGAATCGTAAATTGGATCCTATAATAGGAAGAGAAATAGAAATAAACCGTATAATGGAAATATTGGCGAGAAGAAAAAAGAATAATCCTGTTTTGATAGGTGAGGCAGGTGTAGGTAAAAGTGCGATAGTTGAAGGCTTGGCACAAAGAATCGTTGAAGGCCAAGTGCCAGAGATATTAAAAAATAAAACTATTTTTTCTTTGGATATTACCTCAATAGTAGCTGGAACAAAATATCGAGGCGAGTTCGAAAAAAGAATGAAAAAATTGATGCAAATATTGCAAAAAACTGAAGATATTATTCTTTTTATCGACGAATTACATATGATTGTAGAAGCTGGAGCTGCTGAGGGGTCTTCCATGGATGCTGCAAACGTATTAAAACCAGCCTTAGCAAGCGGAGAAATTACTGTAATTGGTTCCACCACGGCAAGTGAATACAGAAAATTTATTGAAAAGGATCCCGCTCTTGAAAGACGTTTCCAAAAGATATATGTAACTGAACCTACTATTGAAGAGACTATAAATATCTTGTCAGGCATAAAATCCAAATACGAGGAACATCATAAAGTTAAATATCAACATTCTGCAATTCAGTCAGCTGTACAGCTTTCGGCAAGGTATATTACAGATAGACACCTGCCAGACAAAGCAATAGATGTTATAGATGAAGCTGGCGCTAAAGCACGTTTAAGCGCTCTAACGCTTCCAAATAAATTAAAAATTCAATCTGAAAAGATTGTAGATTTTGAAAGTAAAAGAAACGATCCCAATTCTAAAGAAAACCTTGAAGAAAAACTAACAAAGATGAAAGAAAAGTACGAAGAGGAATATTCAAAATGGAGAGCTGAAGCTGAAAATAGAATAATTCAAATAAATGAAGAAGATATAGCTGAAATAATATCCAATTGGACAGGTGTCCCATTGAGACAACTCCGTCTCGAAGAGATGGAAAAGTTATTAAATTTGGAAGCGGTATTACACGAACGAGTGGTTGGACAGGATGAAGCTATAAAATCAGTTGCAAAGGCTATAAGGAGGGCACGAAGTGGATTAAAAGATCCACAAAGACCTACAGGCGTATTCATGTTTTTAGGGCCAACCGGTGTTGGAAAAACTGAGCTAGCTAAGACTTTAGCAGCCTATCTCTTTGGAAACGAAACACATTTAGTAAGAATTGATATGAGTGAATACATGGAAAAATTCAGCGTCTCAAGGCTTGTGGGTGCTCCTCCAGGATATGTTGGCTACGATGAAGGCGGTCAATTGACGGAAATTGTAAGAAGAAGACCTTATTCCGTAATTTTGCTGGACGAAATAGAAAAAGCACATACAGATGTATACAATATTTTGTTACAAATAATGGATGAAGGAAGATTAACAGATTCTCAAGGAAGAACGGTTGACTTTAGAAACACAATAATTATTATGACCTCTAACCTTGGTTCTGAACAGATCAACAAAACTAAGAGAAGTTTGGGTTTTGTAGAAGAAGGCACGATGGAAAGTGAATACAAAGACATAAAACAAGAAGTAATGTCCGCAGTGAAGAAAGCATTCAAACCAGAGTTCATAAACAGATTAGACGATGTTATTGTATTTCACCCGCTTACTAAAAATCAACTTAAAGATATTATATCCATTCAACTAAGCGACCTAAAAAGTAGATTAGAAGAAAGAAATCTTACATTATCGGTCAAAGAAAGTGCTATCAATTTCTTATTGGAAAAAGGTTATGATTCTGTTTTTGGAGCAAGACCTTTGAAAAGGGCTATACAAAGATATATTGAAGATCCTTTGTCCGAAGAATTATTAAAAGGAAAATATGAAGAAGGAGATAAAATATTAGTAACTCACAAAAAATCTAAAGAAAGTCTTTCTTTTAGAAAAAGTCCGAAAAACAAGAAACAAATGGAGAAGAAAGTGGTCAATAGTTGAGAAAATCTCAAAAACACTACGTATGCAGTAATTGCGGTTATGAATCCGATAAATGGTTTGCAAAATGTCCTATGTGTAATGAATTAGAATCCGCGGTAGAATATAATACCGCGGATGTTTCTATTGATACTGGACACCTTAAAGTTCCAGATATAGTTTTTCTTGATCAAGAGCTTCCCCCAGCAAAAAAGATCCCTACTAATTTTCAAGAAATTGACAATGTGTTAAACGGTGGATTGGTGGAAGGTGCTGTCTATTTGTTGAGTGGAGACCCGGGTATTGGAAAAAGCACCTTATTGGCACAAATCGCAAAGTCTATTCAGACACCTGAAGGATTCATCTTCTACGTTTCAGGTGAAGAATCGACAGAACAAGTCGTTCAAAGATTCAATCGGTTGGAAATAAAAAATAAAAATATAGGATTAATATTCGAAAATAATGTGGATGTTATACTTAATGCTATGGAAAAGTCTAATATGATACCTTCCGTTATTTTCATAGATTCTGTTCAAACCTTAAAAATAGACAGTATTGATTCTTCACCTGGTAGTATTCTCCAAGTTAGAGAAAGCACGAGAAAAATGGTGGAATACGCTAAAAAAATGAATATTCCTATAGTTCTGGTAGGTCATGTAAACAAAGAAGGAGCTATTGCTGGTCCAAAAGTGTTAGAACACATGGTAGATTGTGTTCTTCAAATGGAATTGGAAGGTGGATCTGGACTAAGGCTTTTAAAAGTGACTAAAAATCGGTACGGCCCCACAGATGAAGTTATTTTATTTGAAATAACCCAAAAAGGTTTAAAACCAATAGATAATATAAATTCTTTTTTCTTGTCTGATTATTCGAATGAGTCAGGAAACACTTTAACTATAGTAAAAGTTGGTCAAAAATTACTTCCAATAGAGATACAAGCTTTAGTCAGTAACCCTGTATACGGATCACCTAGAAGGGTTACTTCGGGTATACCTTTAGATAGACTTTTAATGATAATTGCAGTACTTTCCAAGAAGTTGAAGCTCCCATTGGAAAGTAAAGATATATTTGTTAGTAGTGCAGGAGGACTAAGGATCAATGACAGTTCAATGGATGTTGCCATAGCTTTATCTTTAATCTCCTCGATATTCGATACCCCGCTTTCTTCTTCGACGATAGCCTTTGGAGAAATAGGTTTAGATGGGAGAATAAGAGGTATTCCTCTTTTAGAGAAAAGATTGGAGCTTTCACAAAAAATTGGTTTTAATAATATAGTTATTCCAAAAAATTTTTCCCCTAGAAAAAACTCTATTGTAGTTGCAGAAAGTGTAAAAGATTTGATAAAATTATTCAAAAAAGGGGGATGAAATTTTGAACGAAAAATTAGAAAGAATTTTTGATTTGCTAGCTCCAGGAAAGCCTATTAGAAAAGGTATAGACAGGATAATGGAAGCAAACTTGGGAGCATTGTTGTTTTTTTGTTCACAACCTGAAAAGCATCTTAAAGAAGGACTAATACAGTTGGGCTTTAGACTTGATTCTGATTTTTTACCCGAAAAAATTTATGAACTCTCAAAAATGGATGGGGCTATTGTCTTGAATAGCGATGGAACTCAAATTCTTGCAGCAAATACACAACTTAATCCTGATAAGAGCATTCCTAGTTCAGAAACTGGCATGAGACACAAAACTGCTGAAAAAGTGTCTATTCAAACGGGAGATTTAACCGTCGCGGTTTCTAAAAGAAGGAACATTGTTTCAGTTTATTATAATAAAATGAAATATGAACTTCTGCCTGAAAACGTTTTATTTGCTAGATTAAATCAAGAAATTACGATTGCCCAAAGATACAGACAAAGCTTTATGAACCTATTAGACTATCTAAACATTGAAGAGGCAAGGGGAAATGTAAGTCTCGCTGACGTTGTTGAGATACTTTCCAAAGGTTTACTTACGATAAAAATTATACAA
This genomic window from Petrotoga mexicana DSM 14811 contains:
- a CDS encoding DNA-directed RNA polymerase subunit beta, with protein sequence MNTVTREMGKRERKFFGKVPEKFEIYEDLVKIQKDSFRDFLNNKVMESIKRYMPIKIPVKTSGKKNKEFLIDFVDIKFEDPSFSESECRDKGLTYAGKAYLKVRITDSATGEMIEKDDIFLCNIPYMTDRGIFIVNGAERVIVNQLVRSPGVYFIKEEETDTSKEMFIAHFLPIKGAWLEILYNPNPGKEVLQVRIDRKRKFNFFLFLRALGYENDLDILRLFPKEIDLEDEVELSNYSNCTVLSDLSFKELDNMDPPRRTIYGMKLHEVLELLKKYEIKTVTVAHLVAEITLEKMKKRYEKEESLTSMEAYKEIFSKLKPTEIPRAQKAKDEIEDMYFNPEKFDFSQIGRQKIQVKLRKAYIDYLREVEKKDISEDMEDKIKYPVKTFAVDKLDIILSARYLLNVKENIEGLDTRDHLGNKRVRSVGELMQIEFERAFSKMIQHAPEKVAGVQSINKISPQTLINSRAIMTAFHQFFASSQLSQFLDQVNPLAELTHKRRLSAIGPGGLKREHAKFEVRDVHHSHYGRMCPIETPEGANIGLITSMAILAKVDEFGFLKTPYYKVKHAKVDLNNIVYLTADEEELYKIAPASAEIGEDGSFIEEYVEARYLGKVSLFHKDEIEYISVTPKQIASVSAALIPFLEHDDANRALMGSNMQRQAVPLLRPQAPYVGTGVEWLAARDSGYLIMANHKGMVDYVDGRKIVIIRLDEENNILKDANGEPLKDEYTLLKYVRSNQDMCINQVPIVNVGDIVEKGEPIADGPSMDMGELALGRNVFIGFLPWEGYNFEDAMVVSQELLENDTFTSIHIEVFETKAMDTQLGPEEITSDIPNVKKELLRNLDEEGIVKIGSYVSSGDILVGKVTPRGESDTTPEEKLIKSVFGDKGRDIKDTSLTVPHGIEGRVIDVQIFDRKDIPSLEIGVNKYVKVFVATKKTLQVGDKLAGRHGNKGVISTILNKEDMPFLPDGTPLQMLLSPLGVPSRMNIGQVLELHLGWLSMLTNDYYATPIFDGATESEIMDELSKVRKEHDLYLGDDTDHPNGKIVLRDGRTGEPFDFPVSVGSMYMLKLSHIAKDKIHARSTGPYSLIHQQPLGGKAHFGGQRFGEMEVWALEAHGAAHTLNEMLTYKSDDIKGRNEVYKAILKGENLPEPGIPESFKVLTKELQGLMLDIKLYDEDGNELDVDRL
- the rplL gene encoding 50S ribosomal protein L7/L12, with product MTKEELINEIKNMTVGELAELVKALEDEFGVSAAAPVMAAVPGAAGASPAQQEEEKTDFDVVLKSFGDKKIGVIKVVREITNLGLKEAKDLVEKAGTPDAVIKEAVPKEEAEEIKKKLEEAGAEVELK
- the rplJ gene encoding 50S ribosomal protein L10; the protein is MFFLLTKERKKSLIDNFIGSLESSPIILFIDFTGMSVAETSDFRIELYKNFGKDVVYTVYRTSLLKTAVKLAGKELEDFEKFFEGSTGVIHAEEADPIEVLKVVKKFSDSHSNKPFIKGGILEGKIFDAVQAEEYAKLPSKQELYATIVRSLNNPISGLVNALTDNLRKLVYVFNAIKEKK
- the rplA gene encoding 50S ribosomal protein L1; translated protein: MPKHGKKYKEAIKLVDKQKNYDIDEALDLVKKTSYTKFDGTVELHVLLGIDPKKGDQNVRGTISLPKGTGKNVRVLVFAEGEKAEQAKQAGADFVGSDDLIERINNEGWTDFDVAIATPDIMRKIGRLGKVLGPRGLMPSPKAGTVTDDVAQAVKEFKAGKVEVRNDRTGNIHVPIGKVSFDKDDLKENLISAFEQLMKMKPENSKGKFIRKAVIAATMGPGINIDLNSLSLATVA
- the rplK gene encoding 50S ribosomal protein L11 — encoded protein: MAKKLLRVVKLQLEAGKATPAPPVGPALGQYGVNLMEFCKKFNAATADQAGTLLPVEISVFEDRSFTFIVKTPPASFLIKKAVGLKSGAKEPGKEVVGKIKRKQLREIAETKMQDLNAMDLDAATKIIAGTARSMGIEIED
- a CDS encoding transcription termination/antitermination NusG family protein, which gives rise to MRKEWYVLQVYSGMENKVKETLEERIKNLGYEKYFGKIIIPEVDELNYSNKRVQKIYIEKEAQIFVKKGNDVKKGDILAREPEIFAKTAGKIVDIKNFRKILVETEGKKYSKTFLIPESAGLLAGLKAGKKVRADTPFSKNLEYKSDVDGEIVSVEKVKRVVIENESKEKDIYLLPRETFIHERFKVGSNVRIGDKLCEPKEYKAKFSGRIDIRETPFHKEIKIIKTKKKNLFPGYVFVEMMYTKETEELVSNLPYVSTILNIGGKPVKLNKNEIRVVLRLMGEEAYQKRQVKEIRTDFELGEHVKIINGPFEYFTGKIKDYDLEKQEVQVVVTMFGRETTVTLSLGEIEKIID
- the secE gene encoding preprotein translocase subunit SecE gives rise to the protein MSKFWIFLTSVWQEAKKINWPTRKELLNSTLVVLIVIAIFAVYLFAVDFGLLQLFSWLVYPVFLRGSGVPTQ
- the rpmG gene encoding 50S ribosomal protein L33 — translated: MAAKSQIIKFSLKCTECNNRNYYKKKNRNYKEKIELKKYCPHCRKHTLHVESKI